A stretch of Bacteroidia bacterium DNA encodes these proteins:
- a CDS encoding acyl-CoA thioesterase has protein sequence MSLKPKPAQNSFTILTELVLPNDTNTLGNLMGGRLLHWMDIAAAICAQKHSQRVVVTASVNNVSFDQPIRLADVITLEAKVSRAFSTSMEVFIDVWVENLSTGKKIKCNEAIYTFVAVDQLGNPINVPAVIPESEEEKKRYEGAMRRRQLSLILAGKMKPEDANELKALFGVGK, from the coding sequence ATGAGTTTAAAACCCAAACCCGCCCAAAACTCCTTTACCATTTTAACAGAATTGGTATTACCCAACGATACCAATACCCTCGGAAATTTAATGGGAGGTCGTTTGTTACATTGGATGGATATTGCTGCTGCCATTTGTGCCCAAAAACATAGTCAACGTGTAGTTGTTACGGCATCGGTTAACAATGTAAGCTTTGATCAACCAATTCGCCTTGCCGATGTAATAACGCTTGAAGCAAAGGTTTCCCGCGCATTCAGCACTTCAATGGAAGTATTTATTGATGTTTGGGTGGAAAACCTGAGCACAGGCAAAAAAATCAAATGCAATGAGGCTATTTACACCTTTGTAGCGGTCGATCAACTTGGAAACCCAATCAATGTTCCGGCTGTAATTCCGGAGTCGGAAGAAGAGAAAAAAAGGTATGAAGGCGCTATGCGTCGCAGGCAATTGAGCTTAATATTGGCAGGTAAAATGAAACCGGAGGACGCCAACGAGCTGAAAGCCTTGTTTGGTGTTGGAAAATAG